In one Agathobacter rectalis ATCC 33656 genomic region, the following are encoded:
- a CDS encoding DUF6088 family protein, which produces MLYEFLKNNYKEAEPIFFSDIVIEGITKSAVNQQLKKLCDEGKLQKYENGIYYLPKKSRLKTNVGVNADMVARYKYVSRGGKVDGFYSGNTFANQLGISTQVPNKVEIVSNNMAAKIREIPIGKRTFIVRRPVVPVNEENVYVLQLLDLLKNLDMYLDESYDVAHDKVSQFVQIHGITKNDVDSYIREFPIAIFRYYYELRLDDVFA; this is translated from the coding sequence ATGTTATATGAATTCTTGAAAAATAATTATAAGGAAGCAGAGCCTATATTCTTTTCTGATATAGTGATTGAGGGAATTACAAAATCTGCAGTAAACCAGCAGCTAAAAAAGCTGTGCGATGAGGGAAAACTACAAAAATATGAGAACGGCATTTATTATTTGCCTAAGAAATCACGATTAAAAACAAATGTAGGCGTAAATGCAGATATGGTTGCCAGGTACAAGTATGTTTCCAGAGGTGGAAAAGTAGATGGTTTCTATTCTGGTAATACATTTGCCAATCAGCTGGGAATTTCAACACAGGTTCCAAATAAAGTTGAGATTGTTAGCAATAACATGGCAGCAAAAATACGAGAAATTCCAATTGGAAAGAGAACATTCATTGTAAGAAGACCAGTGGTTCCGGTAAATGAAGAAAATGTTTATGTGCTGCAGCTACTTGACTTATTAAAAAATCTGGATATGTATCTGGATGAAAGCTATGATGTGGCTCATGACAAAGTATCTCAATTTGTGCAGATACATGGCATCACAAAAAATGATGTGGATAGTTATATAAGAGAGTTTCCGATTGCAATATTTAGATATTATTACGAATTGAGGCTGGACGATGTATTTGCATAA
- a CDS encoding ParB N-terminal domain-containing protein, whose amino-acid sequence MLQKTDIRDSDEKVVEIEMERLRTFTNHPFKVIGDSQMIELQDSIKKYGVLNPLIDRPRKEGYYEIISGHFLWSLFAVAMNEM is encoded by the coding sequence GTGCTACAAAAGACGGATATCAGAGATTCGGATGAAAAAGTAGTTGAAATTGAAATGGAGCGGTTAAGAACTTTTACGAATCATCCATTCAAGGTGATCGGTGACAGTCAGATGATTGAACTACAGGACAGTATTAAGAAATATGGAGTTCTTAATCCATTGATCGACAGGCCGAGGAAAGAAGGTTATTATGAAATCATTTCAGGTCACTTTTTATGGTCTCTTTTTGCAGTCGCAATGAATGAAATGTAG
- a CDS encoding zinc-ribbon domain-containing protein, giving the protein MNNSLAEVHPELVSEWSEENLPLTPYDITFGSNEKVW; this is encoded by the coding sequence ATGAATAACAGTTTGGCAGAAGTACACCCGGAGCTTGTTTCGGAGTGGTCGGAGGAGAATTTACCGCTTACACCTTATGATATTACCTTCGGCTCAAATGAAAAAGTATGGTAG
- a CDS encoding ASCH domain-containing protein — protein sequence MRAEELWKAYCEKENIDIDTPYKAWGFGDAPDQLADLVLTGIKTATASAYDLYFMEGEEDPLPQSGDYSIILNSKDEAVCVIQTTKTTVVPFDEVSKEHAYKEGEGDRSLAYWRDVHEDFFAEEFAETELEFNGQTSILCEEFKVVYRAIDVN from the coding sequence ATGAGAGCAGAAGAATTATGGAAAGCATATTGCGAGAAAGAGAATATAGATATTGATACTCCTTATAAGGCGTGGGGATTTGGAGATGCACCTGATCAGCTGGCAGACCTTGTATTAACGGGAATTAAGACTGCAACTGCATCTGCATATGATCTATATTTTATGGAAGGAGAAGAAGATCCATTACCACAGTCGGGTGATTATAGTATTATTTTAAACTCAAAGGATGAGGCAGTTTGTGTTATTCAAACCACTAAGACTACAGTGGTTCCATTTGATGAAGTATCAAAGGAACACGCTTACAAGGAAGGGGAAGGAGACCGAAGTCTTGCATACTGGAGAGATGTTCATGAAGATTTCTTTGCAGAAGAATTTGCAGAAACAGAGCTTGAATTCAATGGACAAACAAGTATTCTTTGTGAGGAATTTAAAGTAGTTTACAGGGCAATAGACGTAAATTAA
- a CDS encoding MATE family efflux transporter: MKKSLRMTEGSISQKIIFFAIPLFLGNLFQQLYNTADSLIVGNFLGSNALAAVSSSGNLIFLMVGFINGIAMGAGVVIARYYGAKKRDCLQKAIHTTVAFGLVAGAALTILGMFLAPKILVLMGTPADVLPESIVYFRTYFAGSMGVVMYNIFVGVLQSVGDGRHPLIYLIISSGVNVVLDIFFIAGLGMGVGSAALATAISQFVSALLCMVHLLRVEEEYRLELREIRFDSSMLRQIVQNGVPSGFQNSVIAIANVFVQSNINAFGKMAMAGCGSYSKIEGFAFLPVTCFTMALTTFVSQNLGAKQYDRAKKGARFGVFCSITIAEFIGIIIYVAAPVLITAFNRDPDVVHYGVMQSRTIALFYCLLAFSHCIAAILRGSGNASVPMIVMLCDWCLFRVSYITVAVRILPDIRVIFWAYPLTWGISSVIFLYLFLRGKWVYGFEKS; encoded by the coding sequence ATGAAAAAGAGTCTGAGAATGACAGAGGGAAGTATCTCCCAAAAGATCATTTTTTTTGCAATTCCATTGTTTCTGGGAAATCTGTTCCAGCAATTGTATAATACTGCTGATTCCCTGATCGTAGGAAATTTTCTAGGAAGTAATGCACTGGCGGCAGTCAGTTCATCTGGAAATCTGATTTTTCTGATGGTAGGTTTTATTAACGGCATTGCCATGGGTGCAGGTGTTGTTATTGCACGATATTACGGAGCCAAAAAAAGAGACTGTCTGCAAAAGGCAATCCATACAACGGTTGCATTTGGACTTGTGGCCGGGGCTGCGCTGACAATTTTGGGAATGTTTCTGGCACCAAAGATCCTGGTATTGATGGGAACTCCTGCGGACGTGCTCCCGGAATCTATTGTGTATTTCCGTACATATTTTGCAGGGTCTATGGGTGTTGTCATGTACAATATCTTTGTTGGAGTTCTGCAGTCGGTCGGTGATGGACGCCATCCACTGATATATCTGATTATTTCTTCCGGTGTCAATGTCGTTCTGGATATTTTCTTTATCGCAGGTCTTGGCATGGGAGTCGGATCAGCAGCACTTGCAACCGCAATTTCACAGTTTGTCAGTGCACTGCTCTGTATGGTTCATCTGCTGCGTGTGGAAGAAGAATACCGTTTGGAATTGCGAGAGATTCGTTTTGACAGTTCTATGCTGAGGCAGATCGTCCAGAATGGTGTACCATCCGGTTTTCAGAATTCAGTGATCGCGATCGCGAACGTCTTTGTACAGTCAAATATAAATGCATTTGGAAAAATGGCGATGGCAGGATGTGGTTCCTACTCCAAGATAGAGGGATTCGCCTTTTTGCCGGTGACCTGTTTTACAATGGCTCTGACAACCTTTGTCAGTCAGAATCTGGGTGCAAAACAGTATGACCGGGCGAAAAAGGGAGCAAGATTTGGAGTTTTCTGCTCGATTACTATTGCAGAGTTTATCGGTATTATCATATATGTGGCAGCACCGGTACTGATCACAGCGTTTAACAGAGATCCTGATGTTGTACATTATGGAGTCATGCAGTCCAGAACAATTGCGTTATTTTATTGTCTGCTGGCGTTTTCTCATTGCATCGCAGCAATACTTCGTGGATCAGGTAACGCATCCGTTCCGATGATCGTTATGCTCTGTGACTGGTGCCTGTTTCGCGTAAGCTACATTACTGTGGCAGTTCGTATTCTCCCGGATATACGAGTGATTTTCTGGGCATACCCATTGACTTGGGGTATCAGCTCCGTGATTTTTCTGTATCTGTTCTTACGTGGAAAATGGGTTTACGGATTCGAGAAATCCTAA
- a CDS encoding flavodoxin family protein, whose translation MKIVIINGSARKGNTLTAINAFIKGASEKNEIEIIEPDKLNIAPCKGCGVCQCSKGCVDKDDTNPTIDKIAAADMILFATPVYWWGMSAQLKLIIDKCYCRGLQLKNKKVGTIVVGGSPVDSIQYELIDKQFDCMAKYLSWDMLFKKSYYATARDELEKNKDSVNELEGIGKDL comes from the coding sequence ATGAAAATTGTAATCATTAATGGAAGTGCCAGAAAAGGAAACACGCTGACAGCAATCAATGCATTTATAAAAGGAGCATCAGAAAAGAATGAAATTGAAATCATTGAACCTGACAAACTCAATATTGCACCATGCAAGGGATGTGGTGTCTGTCAATGCTCTAAGGGATGCGTCGATAAGGATGATACAAATCCTACAATTGATAAAATTGCTGCCGCAGATATGATTCTTTTTGCTACACCAGTTTATTGGTGGGGAATGTCAGCACAATTGAAACTTATCATTGATAAGTGCTACTGCCGTGGATTGCAGTTAAAAAATAAAAAAGTTGGCACGATTGTTGTAGGCGGTTCTCCCGTAGACAGTATCCAGTATGAGCTGATTGATAAGCAGTTTGACTGTATGGCAAAATATCTTTCATGGGATATGCTTTTCAAAAAATCATATTACGCAACAGCCAGAGATGAACTTGAAAAAAACAAGGATTCCGTGAACGAACTTGAGGGGATCGGAAAAGATTTATAA
- a CDS encoding aldo/keto reductase, whose protein sequence is MENMKLNNNLECPMLGLGTFMLSPEDAYTSTLEALKMGYSLIDTANAYVNERAVGRAIKDSGIDRKNIFLSTKIWASEYENENAVEETLERLGVDYVDLLYIHQPAGNWLAGYRMLEKAYREGKAKSIGISNFEGKYMEELETKWEIVPQFIQVEAHPYFTQKELRVTLDKYGIKLMSWYPLGHGDTALMNELVFAGLGKKYGKTPAQVILRWHTQMGFVVIPGSKNAEHIKDNMNIFDFTLTDEEMEQIAKLDKNERYYHRMDEQLVQFANWKPEFEK, encoded by the coding sequence ATGGAAAATATGAAGTTGAATAACAATTTGGAATGTCCAATGCTTGGACTAGGCACTTTTATGTTATCACCAGAGGATGCCTACACAAGTACATTAGAGGCATTAAAAATGGGATATTCCCTAATTGATACAGCAAATGCTTATGTAAATGAGCGTGCAGTTGGAAGAGCAATCAAGGATAGTGGAATTGACAGAAAAAATATATTTCTATCAACAAAAATATGGGCTAGTGAATATGAAAATGAGAATGCTGTAGAAGAAACTCTAGAAAGACTTGGTGTTGATTATGTGGATTTACTTTATATACACCAGCCTGCAGGCAACTGGCTTGCCGGATACAGAATGCTTGAAAAAGCGTATAGAGAGGGCAAAGCAAAATCCATTGGTATCTCGAATTTTGAAGGAAAATATATGGAAGAGTTGGAAACAAAGTGGGAAATTGTACCTCAGTTTATTCAGGTGGAAGCACATCCATATTTCACACAGAAAGAACTTCGTGTAACTTTAGACAAATATGGAATTAAGCTTATGAGCTGGTATCCGTTGGGACATGGAGATACAGCATTAATGAATGAGTTGGTATTTGCAGGACTTGGCAAAAAATATGGAAAAACACCTGCACAGGTTATTCTCCGTTGGCATACTCAGATGGGATTTGTTGTAATTCCTGGAAGTAAAAATGCAGAACACATTAAGGACAATATGAATATCTTTGATTTTACATTAACAGATGAAGAAATGGAACAGATTGCAAAGCTGGACAAGAATGAAAGATATTATCACCGCATGGATGAACAGCTTGTACAGTTTGCAAACTGGAAACCAGAGTTTGAAAAATAA
- a CDS encoding carboxymuconolactone decarboxylase family protein has product MEKIVQTAGRNALGEFAPEFAHFNDDVLFGENWNNQDIDVKTRSIITVVALMASGITDSSLIYHLQNAKEHGVTQKEIAAVITHVAFYAGWPKAWAVFNLAKEVWEAGEGDLPYEEEAMRAHAKEMAFPIGAPNDGFAQYFSGRSFLAPISTSQIGIFNVTFEPGCRNNWHIHHAKSGGGQILVCVAGRGYYQEEGKEAVEMKPGDCINIPTGVKHWHGAAPDEWFSHLAIEVPGVDCSNEWCEAVSEKEYAGLR; this is encoded by the coding sequence ATGGAAAAAATAGTACAGACAGCAGGAAGAAATGCACTTGGTGAATTCGCACCGGAATTTGCACATTTTAACGATGATGTACTTTTCGGCGAAAACTGGAATAACCAGGATATCGATGTAAAAACAAGGAGTATTATCACAGTGGTTGCTCTGATGGCTTCCGGAATTACGGATTCTTCTTTAATATATCATTTACAGAATGCAAAAGAACATGGTGTGACACAAAAAGAGATTGCTGCTGTGATCACACATGTTGCATTCTATGCAGGATGGCCAAAAGCATGGGCTGTTTTCAATCTTGCAAAGGAAGTGTGGGAAGCAGGTGAAGGAGATTTGCCATACGAAGAGGAAGCGATGCGTGCGCATGCTAAAGAGATGGCATTTCCAATCGGTGCACCAAACGATGGCTTTGCACAGTATTTTTCCGGCAGAAGTTTTCTTGCACCGATCTCTACTTCTCAGATTGGAATTTTCAATGTGACATTTGAACCTGGATGCAGAAATAACTGGCACATCCATCATGCAAAAAGTGGAGGCGGGCAGATCCTGGTATGTGTTGCCGGAAGAGGATATTATCAGGAAGAAGGTAAAGAAGCTGTAGAAATGAAGCCAGGTGACTGCATCAATATTCCTACAGGTGTTAAACACTGGCATGGAGCCGCACCGGATGAATGGTTTTCACATCTGGCAATAGAAGTGCCGGGAGTGGATTGTTCCAATGAGTGGTGTGAGGCGGTATCGGAGAAAGAGTACGCTGGATTAAGATAA